In Xenorhabdus griffiniae, the genomic window CATTCTGGTCTGGTATGGCTAAACAGTATGAGCCACACCGTATCAACATCATCGACACCCCAGGCCACGTTGACTTCACTATCGAAGTAGAACGTTCTATGCGTGTTCTTGACGGTGCAGTAATGGTTTACTGTGCAGTTGGTGGTGTTCAGCCACAGTCTGAAACTGTATGGCGTCAGGCGAACAAATATAACGTTCCACGTATCGCGTTCGTTAACAAAATGGACCGTATGGGTGCGAACTTCCTGCGCGTTGTTGAGCAGATCAAAACTCGTCTGGCTGCCAACCCTGTTCCTCTGCAATTGGCAATCGGTGCAGAAGATACCTTCACCGGTGTTATTGATTTGCTGAAAATGAAAGCAATCAACTGGAACGACGAAGATCAGGGTATTACCTTCGAATACGAAGATATTCCGGCTGACATGCTTGAGCAGGCTCAGGAGTGGCATCAAAACCTGATCGAATCCGCAGCAGAAGCATCAGAAGAACTGATGGATAAATACCTGGGCGGTGAAGAGCTGACTGAAGAAGAAATCAAGGCAGCTCTGCGTAAGCGTGTTCTGGCTAACGAAATTATCCTGGTTACCTGTGGTTCTGCATTTAAGAACAAAGGTGTTCAGGCAATGCTGGATGCAGTTGTCGAATATCTGCCAGCGCCAACAGATGTTGAATCCATCAAAGGTATGCTGCCAGACGGTAAAGACACTCCAGCAGAACGTCACTCCAGCGATGAAGAGCCGTTCTCTGCACTGGCGTTTAAAATCGCGACTGACCCATTTGTGGGTAACTTGACGTTCTTCCGCGTTTACTCTGGTGTGGTTAACTCTGGTGATACCGTACTGAACCCGGTAAAAGACAAAAAAGAACGTTTTGGCCGTATCGTTCAGATGCACGCTAACAAACGTGAAGAAATTAAAGAAGTCCGTGCAGGCGACATCGCTGCTGCTATCGGTCTGAAAGATGTAACTACCGGTGATACTCTCTGTGACATGAACTCTCCAATCATTCTGGAGCGCATGGAATTCCCAGAGCCAGTTATCTCTGTTGCTATCGAGCCAAAAACTAAAGCTGACCAAGAAAAAATGGGTATCGCTTTAGGCCGTCTGGCTCAGGAAGACCCATCTTTCCGCGTGAGCAGTGATGAAGAGTCTGGTCAGACTATCATCGCAGGTATGGGTGAGCTGCACCTCGACGTTCTGGTTGACCGTATGCGTCGTGAATTCAACGTTGAAGCGAACGTAGGTAAACCTCAGGTTGCTTACCGTGAAACCATTCGTGCTTCTGTTGAGCAGGAAGGTAAACACGCTAAACAGTCCGGTGGTCGCGGTCAGTACGGTCACGTTTGGCTACGTATCGAGCCTCTGGAAGCCGGTGGTGCTGGTTACGAATTCGTGAACGAAATCGTTGGTGGTGTTGTTCCTAAAGAATACATCCCAGGTGTTGACAAAGGCGTTCAGGAACAGCTGAAGAGCGGTGTTCTGGCTGGTTACCCAATCGTTGACGTTAAAGTTGCCCTGTTCGATGGTTCTTACCATGACGTTGACTCCTCAGAAATCGCCTTTAAAATTGCTGCATCCATGGCATTTAAAGAAGGCTTCATGAAAGCGAAACCAGTTCTGCTGGAACCTATCATGAAAGTCGAAGTGGAAACACCAGAAGATTACATGGGTGACGTCATCGGTGACCTGAACCGTCGCCGTGGTATGATCGATGGTATGGATGATATAGCTACGGGCAAAATTGTTCGTGCTCAAGTACCATTGTCTGAAATGTTTGGTTATGCTACTGACCTGCGTTCTCAGACCCAAGGTCGTGCTTCTTACTCCATGGAGTTCTTGAAGTACAACGAAGCGCCTAGCAACGTCGCTCAGGCTATTATCGAAGCTCGTAAATCTAGATAAGTTTTCGAGTTTACTATCTTTTTAGCTCCCTCATCTTTGTGACGGGGGAGCGGTATTAAGGAATAGAGTCGTGTCTAAAGAAAAGTTTGAACGTTCAAAACCGCACGTTAACGTTGGTACTATCGGCCACGTTGACCACGGTAAAACTACCCTGACTGCTGCAATCACTACCGTTTTGGCAAAAACTTACGGCGGTAACGCGCGTGCATTCGACCAGATCGATAACGCACCAGAAGAAAAAGCGCGTGGTATCACCATCTCTACTTCTCACGTAGAGTACGATACCCCAACTCGCCACTACGCACACGTTGACTGCCCAGGCCACGCCGACTACGTGAAAAACATGATCACCGGTGCTGCTCAGATGGACGGCGCGATCCTGGTAGTTGCTGCAACTGATGGCCCAATGCCACAGACTCGTGAGCACATCCTGCTGGGTCGTCAGGTTGGCGTTCCTTACATCATCGTGTTCCTGAACAAATGTGACATGGTTGATGATGAAGAGCTGCTGGAACTGGTGGAAATGGAAGTCCGTGAGCTGCTGTCTCAGTACGATTTCCCAGGCGACGACACCCCAATCATCCGTGGTTCTGCGCTGAAAGCGCTGGAAGGCGATGCTGAGTGGGAAGCGAAAGTTATCGAACTGGCTGAAGCACTGGATTCTTACATCCCAGAACCAGAGCGTGACATTGACAAGCCATTCCTGCTGCCAATCGAAGACGTATTCTCTATCTCTGGTCGTGGTACTGTAGTTACCGGTCGTGTAGAGCGTGGTATCGTTAAAGTTGGTGACGAAGTTGAAATCGTAGGTATCAAAGAGACGACTAAAACCACTTGTACCGGCGTTGAAATGTTCCGCAAACTGCTGGACGAAGGCCGTGCGGGTGAGAACGTGGGTGTTCTGCTGCGTGGTACTAAGCGTGATGACGTTGAGCGTGGTCAGGTTCTGGCGAAGCCAGGCTCTATCCACCCACACACTCAGTTCGAATCTGAAGTGTATATCCTGAGCAAAGATGAAGGTGGTCGTCATACGCCATTCTTCAAAGGTTACCGTCCACAGTTCTACTTCCGTACAACTGACGTAACCGGTACTATCGAACTGCCAGAAGGCGTAGAGATGGTAATGCCAGGCGACAACATCAACATGAAAGTGACTCTGATTGCGCCAATCGCAATGGACGAAGGTCTGCGTTTCGCAATCCGTGAAGGTGGCCGTACTGTAGGCGCCGGTGTTGTTGCTAAAGTGATCGCATAATTTTTTTAATGTGTTCATTTTGGAAGGGCATCGATAGATGCCCTTTTTATACGTTGTCTTAAGAAGAACCTATCTCATCAATAGTTGTTCATTGTTGGCCAATTAAAAGCAGATAAATTGCTATTTGATTGCTATCCTTAATTATTGGTGAGATAGGCTCTGATACAACGGATGGGCTTAAATATCATTAAGATACAAAAGTCCTGCTGAATTAAGGTGCCGAGTCAGATACAATTACAATTATCTTTGGGTTCGGTCTGATTTGTTTTGCTCTTGCGAGGCAAGCTGGCTATCTATTTACATCATAGTTACTTACATATAGTTACAGGTTGGTTTATGAGTGCGAATAGCGATGCTCAAGAAAGCGGGCGTGGTCTTGATATAGCAAAATGGCTATTGGTGGCAGTGCTACTGGTGGTTGCTATTGTGGGTAATTACTATTACCGAGAGTATAACCTGCCTCTGCGCGCGATAGCCGTGGTTGCTATTGTTGCCCTTGCAGGAGCAGTTGCATTGTGGACTGTAAAAGGTAAAGCTGCATTAGCCTTTGCCCGTGAAGCCCGCATTGAAATGCGTAAAGTCATTTGGCCAACTCGCCAGGAAGCACTGCATACGACTTTAATTGTTGCAGCTGTGACGGCTGTCATGTCTCTTATTTTGTGGGGGCTTGATGGTATTCTGGTGCGTTTAGTTTCATTTATTACAGGCCTGAGGTTTTAAAAAATGTCTGAATCCCCAAAAAAGCGTTGGTATGTCATCCAGGCATTTTCTGGGTTTGAAGGTCGCGTCGCTCAATCTCTGCGTGAACATATCAAATTACAAGAGATGGAAGATTTTTTTGGCGAAGTGATGGTGCCGACAGAAGAAGTTGTTGAGATCCGCAGTGGTCAGCGCCGTAAAAGCGAGCGTAAATTCTTCCCTGGCTATGTCTTGGTACAAATGGTAATGAACGATGCGACTTGGCATTTGGTTCGTAGTGTACCTCGCGTAATGGGTTTTATCGGTGGCACCTCTGACCGCCCAGCACCAATCAGCGATAAAGAAGTTGATGCGATTATGAATCGTCTTCAACAGGTTGGTGATAAACCACGGCCAAAAACTCTGTTCGAACCAGGCGAAATGGTTCGAGTCAGCGATGGCCCGTTTGCAGACTTCAATGGTGTGGTAGAAGAAGTCGATTACGAGAAGAGCCGCTTGAAAGTATCGGTTTCTATCTTTGGTCGTGCTACGCCTGTTGAGCTGGATTTCAGCCAGGTAGAGAAAGTCTAATCTGGTGATTAAGTAAGCTTTTATGCTTGCAAAGGGTGTGAAATTAGCATACAATTTCGCGCCTTTTGTTTTTTATCCAAGCATCATTTTTAGATGATACTTAGATAATATTAGGTTAGTTAAAGTTTTAGTGACCTGGTCTTTAATAGACGGGGTTCAAATCGTCAGGGGAGCCTCATTTTGAGGCGATAAGACCCGCATAGAGGAAAAATAAATGGCTAAGAAAGTACAAGCCTACGTTAAGCTGCAAGTTGCAGCGGGTATGGCTAACCCAAGCCCACCAGTTGGTCCAGCTCTGGGTCAGCAGGGTGTTAACATCATGGAATTCTGTAAAGCATTCAATGCTAAAACTGAAAGCATTGAGAAAGGCTTGCCAATTCCAGTTGTTATTACTGTTTACGCAGACCGTTCTTTCACTTTCGTTACCAAAACCCCACCAGCGGCTGTTCTGCTGAAAAAAGCAGCAGGCATTAAATCTGGTTCTGGCAAACCGAACAAAGATAAAGTTGGTAAAGTAACCAGCGCTCAGATTCGTGAAATTGCTGAAACTAAAGCTGCGGACATGACTGGTGCTGACGTTGACGCGATGATGCGTTCAATCGAAGGTACTGCTCGTTCCATGGGCCTGGTAGTGGAGGGTTAATCAATGGCTAAACTGACCAAGCGCATGCGCACTATCCGTGAAAAAGTTGATGCAACTAAACAATATGACATCAACGAAGCTGTTACTCTGCTGAAAGAACTGGCGACTGCCAAATTCGTAGAAAGCGTTGACGTAGCTGTTAATCTTGGCATTGATGCTCGTAAATCTGACCAGAACGTTCGTGGTGCAACTGTATTGCCACACGGTACTGGCCGTTCAGTACGTGTTGCTGTATTTACTCAGGGTGCAAACGCTGAAGCGGCTAAAGCTGCTGGCGCAGAACTGGTAGGTATGGAAGATCTGGCTGAACTGGTTAAGAAAGGCGAGATGGACTTCGACGTTGTTATCGCATCTCCAGATGCAATGCGCGTTGTTGGCCAACTGGGTCAAATCCTGGGTCCACGCGGTCTGATGCCAAACCCGAAAGTAGGTACTGTAACTCCTAACGTTGCTGAAGCTGTACAGAACGCTAAAGCGGGTCAGGTTCGTTACCGTAACGACAAGAACGGTATCATCCACACCACTATCGGTAAAGTTGACTTCGACGCTGACAAACTGAAAGAAAACCTGGAAGCTCTGCTGGTTGCGCTGAAAAAAGCAAAACCATCTTCTGCTAAAGGCGTTTACGTTAAGAAAGTTAGCCTGTCTACTACCATGGGTGCAGGTGTTGCGATCGACCAGTCTAGTCTGAACGCATCAGCTTAATGATTTAAGCTGAGAATAACGCTTTACCTTAGCGTCAGATTTGTCTAAAATCTGACGCTTCAAATTTGCCTGATCAGTGTGTTTTATAACACACAGCTTTTGAAAAATAAGGCAGTATCGGCAAATAACAAGTTTTCGGTTGGAGCTTGGCCTCATCCAAGCCCCGTCCAAGACCGCAGGCGTAAGTAATTACTTAATATCCTGCGTAGACGGTGACAGAGCCAAATGAAATTTATTTTCTGGATTCTGCTCACCGTGTTTCAGCGCTCAGGCACATTTGGTGTTTTGAGTGAAGTGAGTCCCGGGTTTGCCCGGTTAATCCAGGAGCAAGAAGCTAATGGCACTAAATCTTCAAGACAAACAAGCGATTGTTGCTGAAGTCAGCGAAGTAGCCAAAGGCGCGCTGTCTGCGGTTGTTGCGGATTCTCGCGGCGTTACCGTAGATAAAATGACTGAACTGCGTAAAGCAGGTCGCGAAGCTGGCGTTTATATGCGTGTTGTTCGTAACACTCTGATGCGCCGTGCTGTTGAAGGTACTGAATTTGAGTGCCTGAAAGAAGCGTTTGTTGGTCCAACCTTGATTGCTTTTTCTAACGAACATCCGGGCGCAGCTGCTCGTCTGTTCAAAGATTTCGCGAAAGCGAACCCAGCATTCGAGATTAAAGCAGCAGCCTTTGAAGGTGAGTTTATCCCAGCGAGCAACATCGATCGCCTGGCAACACTCCCAACTTACGAAGAAGCAATCGCACGCCTGATGTCAACCATGAAAGAAGCCGCTGCAGGCAAACTGGTTCGCACTCTGGCTGCGCTACGCGATCAGAAAGAAGCTGCTTAATTGCTTATTTCCTTCGTTGCTTTTTAACGTATAAATTTTTTCTGAATTTTAGGAACACTTGTTATGTCTATCACTAAAGAACAAATTCTGGACGCAGTTGCAGAAATGTCTGTAATGGACGTTGTTGAACTGATCAGCATGATGGAAGAAAAATTCGGCGTTTCTGCTGCTGCAGCTGTAGCTGTAGTTGGTGGTGCTGCTGAAGCCGTTGAAGAAAAAACTGAATTCGACGTAATCCTGACTGGCGCTGGCGCTAACAAAGTTGCTGTAATCAAAGCAGTACGTGGCGCAACTGGCCTGGGTCTGAAAGAAGCGAAAGACCTGGTTGAAAGCGCACCAGCAGCTCTGAAAGAAGGCATCAGCAAAGAAGACGCTGAAGCTCTGAAAAAATCTCTGGAAGAAGCAGGTGCTTCTGTTGAGATCAAGTAAGATCTGTTTGAAGTTCGCAGCCTGATTTTTTAAGGCTGGCGGCTGGCGGTTTTTTAATCGCCAGCCTTTTTGCGCTGTAAGGGCATTATCTGAAAACCAGATTTGCCTGAAAGGCATTAATAGGGAGTTAGTAGCATTTCACACTGTTTGGCTGCTAATAAACCCAAAATACTTCTTCCTATTGACGACTTAATATACTGCGTTCTCAGCTACGATCCACTCGGGTAGCTCGGTAGTAAAGGTAACGCAATGAAATGATTTAAGAGTAATAGTAATGGGTATTACGGAAAATATTCTGTTTTCTGTTCGAAAAAATAGTGTTGCAGAGTGCTGTCCTTAAGGGCGGACAGAGTGGGTCACTTATCAGCGAGCTGAGGAACCCTATGGTTTACTCCTATACCGAGAAAAAACGTATTCGTAAGGATTTTGGTAAACGTCCACAAGTTTTGGATGTTCCATACCTTCTTTCTATCCAACTTGACTCGTTCCAGAAGTTTATCGAGCAAGATCCTGAAGGCCAAAATGGACTGGAAGCGGCCTTCCGTTCAGTGTTTCCAATTCAGAGCTACAGCGGCAATTCAGAGCTGCAATATGTAAGCTATCGTCTTGGCGAACCTGTCTTTGATGTCAAAGAGTGTCAGATCCGTGGCGTGACTTTCTCCGCACCTCTGCGTGTTAAGTTGCGTCTGGTGATCTATGAGCGCGAAGCGCCAGAAGGTACAGTTAAGGACATCAAAGAACAAGAAGTCTACATGGGTGAAATTCCACTCATGACTGATAACGGGACTTTCGTTATCAACGGTACTGAGCGCGTTATCGTATCTCAGTTGCATCGTAGCCCAGGCGTTTTCTTTGACAGCGATAAGGGTAAAACCCATTCATCCGGTAAGGTACTGTATAATGCACGTATCATTCCTTACCGCGGTTCGTGGTTAGATTTCGAATTTGATCCAAAAGATAACCTGTTTGTGCGTATCGACCGCCGCCGTAAATTGCCGGCTTCGATTATTCTGCGTGCGATGGATTATTCTTCTGAAGACATCCTAAATCTGTTCTTCAAAAAAACCGTTTTCGAAATTCGCGACAATAAATTGCAGATGATCCTGATTCCAGAACGTCTGCGTGGCGAGACAGCTTCATTTGATATTGAAGCAAACGGCAAGGTTTATGTTGAAAAAGGCCGCCGTATCACTGCTCGTCATATCCGCCAGTTAGAAAAAGAGCAGGTAGACCGTATTGAGGTGCCTGTTGAATATATCGCGGGTAAAGTTGTAGCAAAAGATTACATCGACCAGAACACAGGTGAAATCATCTGTGCGGCTAACATGGAACTCTCTTTGGATCTGCTGGCGCGTTTAAGTCAGGCTGGTTACAAATCTATCGAGACCCTGTTCACCAATGATCTGGACCACGGTGCTTATATTTCCGAAACTCTGCGTGTTGACCCAACCAATGATCGCCTGAGCGCATTGGTTGAAATCTATCGCATGATGCGTCCGGGTGAACCACCAACACGTGAAGCCGCAGAAAACCTGTTTGAGAACTTGTTCTTCTCTGAAGATCGTTATGATCTGTCTGCGGTTGGGCGTATGAAGTTCAACCGTTCACTGGATCGTGAAGAGGTTGAAGGTTCCGGTATCCTGAGCAAAGAAGACATCATTGACGTGATGAAGAAGCTCATCGATATCCGTAACGGTAAAGGTGAAGTCGACGATATCGACCACTTGGGCAACCGTCGTATCCGTTCCGTTGGTGAAATGGCTGAAAACCAGTTCCGTGTCGGCCTGGTTCGTGTAGAACGTGCAGTGAAAGAGCGTTTGTCTCTGGGCGATCTGGATACCCTGATGCCACAGGACATGATTAACGCCAAACCAATTTCTGCGGCGGTGAAAGAGTTCTTTGGTTCGAGCCAGTTATCTCAGTTCATGGACCAGAACAACCCACTGTCTGAAATCACCCATAAACGCCGTATTTCTGCGTTAGGTCCAGGCGGTCTGACCCGTGAGCGTGCAGGCTTTGAAGTTCGAGACGTACACCCAACTCACTACGGCCGTGTATGTCCAATCGAAACGCCTGAAGGTCCAAACATCGGTTTGATTAACTCATTGTCCGTTTATGCGCGTACCAATGAGTATGGTTTCCTGGAAACCCCTTACCGCTTAGTTCGTGACGGCGTGGTGACTGATGAAATCCACTACCTGTCTGCAATCGAAGAAGGTAACTACGTTATTGCTCAGGCGAACACCGTATTGGATGAAGAAGGCCATTTCGTTGAAGAATTGGTTACTTGCCGTCATTACGATGAATCCAGCTTGTTCAACCGTGATCAGGTTCAGTACATGGACGTTTCGACACAACAGATCGTGTCCGTCGGTGCTTCTCTGATCCCATTCCTTGAACACGATGACGCCAACCGTGCATTGATGGGTGCGAACATGCAACGTCAGGCGGTTCCAACTCTGCGCGCTGATAAGCCGCTGGTTGGAACAGGTATGGAGCGTGCGGTAGCGGTTGACTCCGGTGTAACCTCTGTGGCTAAACGCGGCGGTGTGGTTCAGTACGTTGATGCATCTCGTATCGTTATCAAGGTTAACGAAGATGAAATGTACGCAGGTGAAGCGGGCATTGATATCTATAACCTGACCAAGTATACCCGTTCAAACCAAAACACCTGTATCAACCAGACACCATG contains:
- the fusA gene encoding elongation factor G, with translation MARKTPITRYRNIGISAHIDAGKTTTTERILFYTGVSHKIGEVHDGAATMDWMEQEQERGITITSAATTAFWSGMAKQYEPHRINIIDTPGHVDFTIEVERSMRVLDGAVMVYCAVGGVQPQSETVWRQANKYNVPRIAFVNKMDRMGANFLRVVEQIKTRLAANPVPLQLAIGAEDTFTGVIDLLKMKAINWNDEDQGITFEYEDIPADMLEQAQEWHQNLIESAAEASEELMDKYLGGEELTEEEIKAALRKRVLANEIILVTCGSAFKNKGVQAMLDAVVEYLPAPTDVESIKGMLPDGKDTPAERHSSDEEPFSALAFKIATDPFVGNLTFFRVYSGVVNSGDTVLNPVKDKKERFGRIVQMHANKREEIKEVRAGDIAAAIGLKDVTTGDTLCDMNSPIILERMEFPEPVISVAIEPKTKADQEKMGIALGRLAQEDPSFRVSSDEESGQTIIAGMGELHLDVLVDRMRREFNVEANVGKPQVAYRETIRASVEQEGKHAKQSGGRGQYGHVWLRIEPLEAGGAGYEFVNEIVGGVVPKEYIPGVDKGVQEQLKSGVLAGYPIVDVKVALFDGSYHDVDSSEIAFKIAASMAFKEGFMKAKPVLLEPIMKVEVETPEDYMGDVIGDLNRRRGMIDGMDDIATGKIVRAQVPLSEMFGYATDLRSQTQGRASYSMEFLKYNEAPSNVAQAIIEARKSR
- the tuf gene encoding elongation factor Tu: MSKEKFERSKPHVNVGTIGHVDHGKTTLTAAITTVLAKTYGGNARAFDQIDNAPEEKARGITISTSHVEYDTPTRHYAHVDCPGHADYVKNMITGAAQMDGAILVVAATDGPMPQTREHILLGRQVGVPYIIVFLNKCDMVDDEELLELVEMEVRELLSQYDFPGDDTPIIRGSALKALEGDAEWEAKVIELAEALDSYIPEPERDIDKPFLLPIEDVFSISGRGTVVTGRVERGIVKVGDEVEIVGIKETTKTTCTGVEMFRKLLDEGRAGENVGVLLRGTKRDDVERGQVLAKPGSIHPHTQFESEVYILSKDEGGRHTPFFKGYRPQFYFRTTDVTGTIELPEGVEMVMPGDNINMKVTLIAPIAMDEGLRFAIREGGRTVGAGVVAKVIA
- the secE gene encoding preprotein translocase subunit SecE, with protein sequence MSANSDAQESGRGLDIAKWLLVAVLLVVAIVGNYYYREYNLPLRAIAVVAIVALAGAVALWTVKGKAALAFAREARIEMRKVIWPTRQEALHTTLIVAAVTAVMSLILWGLDGILVRLVSFITGLRF
- the nusG gene encoding transcription termination/antitermination protein NusG, which encodes MSESPKKRWYVIQAFSGFEGRVAQSLREHIKLQEMEDFFGEVMVPTEEVVEIRSGQRRKSERKFFPGYVLVQMVMNDATWHLVRSVPRVMGFIGGTSDRPAPISDKEVDAIMNRLQQVGDKPRPKTLFEPGEMVRVSDGPFADFNGVVEEVDYEKSRLKVSVSIFGRATPVELDFSQVEKV
- the rplK gene encoding 50S ribosomal protein L11, which produces MAKKVQAYVKLQVAAGMANPSPPVGPALGQQGVNIMEFCKAFNAKTESIEKGLPIPVVITVYADRSFTFVTKTPPAAVLLKKAAGIKSGSGKPNKDKVGKVTSAQIREIAETKAADMTGADVDAMMRSIEGTARSMGLVVEG
- the rplA gene encoding 50S ribosomal protein L1, with product MAKLTKRMRTIREKVDATKQYDINEAVTLLKELATAKFVESVDVAVNLGIDARKSDQNVRGATVLPHGTGRSVRVAVFTQGANAEAAKAAGAELVGMEDLAELVKKGEMDFDVVIASPDAMRVVGQLGQILGPRGLMPNPKVGTVTPNVAEAVQNAKAGQVRYRNDKNGIIHTTIGKVDFDADKLKENLEALLVALKKAKPSSAKGVYVKKVSLSTTMGAGVAIDQSSLNASA
- the rplJ gene encoding 50S ribosomal protein L10, which gives rise to MALNLQDKQAIVAEVSEVAKGALSAVVADSRGVTVDKMTELRKAGREAGVYMRVVRNTLMRRAVEGTEFECLKEAFVGPTLIAFSNEHPGAAARLFKDFAKANPAFEIKAAAFEGEFIPASNIDRLATLPTYEEAIARLMSTMKEAAAGKLVRTLAALRDQKEAA
- the rplL gene encoding 50S ribosomal protein L7/L12 → MSITKEQILDAVAEMSVMDVVELISMMEEKFGVSAAAAVAVVGGAAEAVEEKTEFDVILTGAGANKVAVIKAVRGATGLGLKEAKDLVESAPAALKEGISKEDAEALKKSLEEAGASVEIK
- the rpoB gene encoding DNA-directed RNA polymerase subunit beta; translated protein: MVYSYTEKKRIRKDFGKRPQVLDVPYLLSIQLDSFQKFIEQDPEGQNGLEAAFRSVFPIQSYSGNSELQYVSYRLGEPVFDVKECQIRGVTFSAPLRVKLRLVIYEREAPEGTVKDIKEQEVYMGEIPLMTDNGTFVINGTERVIVSQLHRSPGVFFDSDKGKTHSSGKVLYNARIIPYRGSWLDFEFDPKDNLFVRIDRRRKLPASIILRAMDYSSEDILNLFFKKTVFEIRDNKLQMILIPERLRGETASFDIEANGKVYVEKGRRITARHIRQLEKEQVDRIEVPVEYIAGKVVAKDYIDQNTGEIICAANMELSLDLLARLSQAGYKSIETLFTNDLDHGAYISETLRVDPTNDRLSALVEIYRMMRPGEPPTREAAENLFENLFFSEDRYDLSAVGRMKFNRSLDREEVEGSGILSKEDIIDVMKKLIDIRNGKGEVDDIDHLGNRRIRSVGEMAENQFRVGLVRVERAVKERLSLGDLDTLMPQDMINAKPISAAVKEFFGSSQLSQFMDQNNPLSEITHKRRISALGPGGLTRERAGFEVRDVHPTHYGRVCPIETPEGPNIGLINSLSVYARTNEYGFLETPYRLVRDGVVTDEIHYLSAIEEGNYVIAQANTVLDEEGHFVEELVTCRHYDESSLFNRDQVQYMDVSTQQIVSVGASLIPFLEHDDANRALMGANMQRQAVPTLRADKPLVGTGMERAVAVDSGVTSVAKRGGVVQYVDASRIVIKVNEDEMYAGEAGIDIYNLTKYTRSNQNTCINQTPCVSLGELVERGDVLADGPSTDLGELALGQNMRVAFMPWNGYNFEDSILVSERVVQEDRFTTIHIQELACVSRDTKLGPEEITADIPNVGEAALSKLDESGIVYIGAEVKGGDILVGKVTPKGETQLTPEEKLLRAIFGEKASDVKDSSLRVPNGVSGTVIDVQVFTRDGVEKDKRALEIEEMQLREAKKDLTEELQIFEAGLFARIHSVLVAGGVEAEKLSKLPRARWLELGLADEEKQNQLEQLAEQYDELKVEFEKKLDAKRRKITQGDDLAPGVLKIVKVYLAVKRQIQPGDKMAGRHGNKGVISKINPIEDMPYDENGTPVDIVLNPLGVPSRMNIGQILETHLGMAAKGIGDKINAMLKQQQEVAKLREFIQKAYDLGDDTRQKVDLSTFTDEEVMRLAENLRKGMPIATPVFDGAKETEIKELLKLGGLPTSGQITLFDGRTGEQFERQVTVGYMYMLKLNHLVDDKMHARSTGSYSLVTQQPLGGKAQFGGQRFGEMEVWALEAYGAAYTLQEMLTVKSDDVNGRTKMYKNIVDGNHQMEPGMPESFNVLLKEIRSLGINIELEDE